One Staphylococcus simiae genomic region harbors:
- a CDS encoding YfbR-like 5'-deoxynucleotidase, with the protein MGVHQYFKRLSDMERLIRLPGKFKYFEHNVAAHSFKVTKIAQYLATVEEHHGNSIDWKSLYEKALNHDFAEVFTGDIKTPVKYASSELKKLFSQVEEEMVETFIEEEIPEPYQNIYRQRLQEGKDDSIEGQLLSVADKIDLLYETFGEIQKRNPEELFFEIYAMSLETIIQFDHLASVQDFINNIIPEMLTENFIPRAELRETTMNILKKRNEEVE; encoded by the coding sequence ATGGGTGTACATCAATATTTTAAAAGACTATCAGACATGGAAAGACTTATTAGATTACCTGGTAAATTTAAATACTTTGAACATAATGTAGCCGCACATTCTTTTAAAGTAACAAAAATCGCACAATATTTAGCAACAGTGGAAGAACATCATGGTAACAGTATTGACTGGAAAAGCTTATATGAAAAAGCATTGAATCATGATTTCGCTGAAGTATTTACTGGAGATATTAAAACCCCTGTAAAGTATGCCAGTAGCGAATTAAAAAAATTATTTTCACAAGTAGAAGAAGAAATGGTTGAAACATTTATCGAAGAAGAAATACCTGAGCCATACCAAAATATTTATAGACAACGGCTACAAGAAGGTAAAGATGATTCAATAGAAGGTCAATTACTATCAGTAGCTGATAAAATAGATTTATTATATGAAACATTTGGTGAGATTCAAAAACGTAATCCGGAAGAATTATTTTTTGAAATTTATGCCATGAGCTTAGAAACAATCATACAATTCGATCACCTAGCTTCAGTACAAGATTTTATCAACAATATTATTCCAGAAATGTTAACTGAAAACTTTATACCTAGAGCAGAATTAAGAGAAACGACAATGAACATTTTAAAGAAAAGAAATGAGGAAGTTGAATGA
- the uvrB gene encoding excinuclease ABC subunit UvrB, with protein MVEHYPFKIHSEYEPQGDQPQAIKEIVQGINEGKRHQTLLGATGTGKTFTMSNVIKEVGKPTLIIAHNKTLAGQLYSEFKEFFPENRVEYFVSYYDYYQPEAYVPSTDTFIEKDASINDEIDQLRHSATSALFERDDVIIIASVSCIYGLGNPEEYKDMVVSVRVGMEMERSELLRKLVDVQYTRNDIDFQRGTFRVRGDVVEIFPASREEMCIRVEFFGDEIDRIREVNYLTGEVLKERDHFAIFPASHFVTREEKMKLAIERIEKELEERLKELRDDNKLLEAQRLEQRTNYDLEMMREMGFCSGIENYSVHLTLRPLGSTPYTLLDYFGDDWLVMIDESHVTLPQIRGMYNGDRARKQVLVDHGFRLPSALDNRPLKFEEFEEKTQQLVYVSATPGPYEIEHTDKMVEQIIRPTGLLDPKIEVRPTENQIDDLLSEIQARVERNERVLVTTLTKKMSEDLTTYMKEAGIKVNYLHSEIKTLERIEIIRDLRMGTYDVIVGINLLREGIDIPEVSLVVILDADKEGFLRSNRSLIQTIGRAARNDKGEVIMYADKMTDSMKYAIDETMRRREIQMAHNEEHGITPKTINKKIHDVISATVETDDTNDNKQKEVPKKMTKKERQKTIQNIEREMKQAAKDLDFERATELRDMLFELKAEG; from the coding sequence ATGGTCGAACATTATCCTTTTAAAATACATTCAGAGTATGAACCGCAAGGGGATCAACCTCAAGCAATTAAAGAAATTGTACAAGGCATAAATGAAGGTAAAAGACATCAAACATTATTAGGTGCAACAGGAACAGGTAAAACATTTACCATGAGTAATGTTATTAAAGAAGTCGGTAAACCGACACTAATTATTGCTCACAATAAAACATTAGCTGGACAATTATATAGTGAGTTTAAAGAATTCTTTCCAGAAAATAGAGTTGAATATTTTGTTAGTTACTATGACTATTATCAACCAGAAGCTTATGTTCCATCTACCGATACATTCATAGAAAAAGATGCATCAATTAATGATGAAATAGACCAATTACGACATTCAGCAACAAGTGCATTATTTGAACGAGATGATGTCATTATCATTGCTAGTGTAAGCTGTATTTATGGTTTAGGTAATCCAGAAGAATATAAAGATATGGTAGTAAGTGTACGTGTAGGCATGGAAATGGAACGTAGTGAATTACTAAGAAAGTTAGTTGACGTTCAATATACGCGTAATGACATAGATTTTCAACGTGGTACATTCAGAGTACGTGGTGATGTTGTGGAAATTTTTCCAGCATCAAGAGAAGAAATGTGTATTAGAGTAGAATTCTTTGGTGATGAAATTGATCGCATCCGAGAAGTAAATTATTTAACTGGAGAAGTATTAAAAGAACGTGATCACTTTGCCATATTCCCAGCATCTCACTTTGTTACGCGTGAAGAAAAAATGAAGTTAGCCATCGAACGTATTGAAAAAGAACTAGAAGAACGTTTGAAAGAATTACGCGATGACAATAAATTGCTTGAAGCACAGCGATTAGAACAACGAACAAACTATGATTTGGAAATGATGAGAGAGATGGGCTTCTGCTCTGGGATTGAGAATTACTCAGTACATTTAACATTACGTCCATTAGGATCAACCCCGTATACACTTTTAGATTATTTTGGTGACGATTGGTTAGTGATGATTGATGAGTCACACGTTACCTTGCCACAAATTAGAGGTATGTATAATGGAGACAGAGCGCGTAAACAAGTATTAGTGGATCATGGTTTTAGATTACCTAGTGCGCTGGATAACCGTCCATTAAAATTTGAAGAATTTGAAGAAAAAACGCAACAACTTGTTTATGTTTCTGCAACACCAGGACCATATGAAATTGAACATACTGACAAAATGGTCGAGCAAATTATTCGTCCTACTGGATTACTAGATCCTAAAATTGAAGTGCGTCCTACTGAAAATCAAATAGATGATTTATTAAGTGAAATTCAAGCAAGAGTCGAACGTAATGAACGTGTTCTAGTAACAACTTTGACTAAAAAGATGAGTGAAGATTTAACGACATATATGAAAGAAGCAGGTATTAAAGTAAATTATCTGCATTCAGAAATTAAAACGTTAGAACGAATTGAAATTATTAGAGACTTACGTATGGGAACTTACGATGTTATTGTTGGAATTAATTTATTAAGAGAAGGTATTGATATTCCAGAAGTTTCATTAGTAGTTATTTTAGATGCGGATAAAGAAGGTTTCTTACGTTCAAACCGTTCATTAATCCAAACAATCGGTCGTGCAGCTAGAAATGATAAAGGAGAAGTTATCATGTATGCTGATAAAATGACTGATTCGATGAAATACGCTATAGATGAAACAATGCGTCGTCGTGAAATACAAATGGCTCATAATGAAGAACACGGAATTACTCCAAAAACAATCAATAAAAAAATCCATGATGTTATCAGTGCTACTGTTGAAACTGATGATACTAATGATAATAAACAAAAAGAAGTTCCTAAGAAAATGACGAAGAAAGAAAGACAAAAAACAATTCAAAATATAGAACGAGAAATGAAACAAGCTGCCAAAGACTTAGATTTCGAGAGAGCGACAGAATTGAGAGATATGTTATTTGAATTAAAAGCAGAAGGGTGA
- a CDS encoding CsbA family protein, with translation MIWYISAAFFPCVLVVLLSVLTRSKWIGTILTLILIATSIYKEFFHNEWIIFIDVVSLLAGYLVIDQLEFHKHRDEDR, from the coding sequence ATGATATGGTATATCAGCGCCGCATTCTTCCCGTGTGTGTTAGTTGTATTGTTAAGTGTGTTAACACGGAGTAAATGGATAGGAACAATATTAACTTTAATTTTAATAGCGACATCAATATACAAAGAATTCTTTCATAATGAATGGATTATATTTATTGATGTTGTGTCGTTGTTGGCTGGTTATTTAGTCATAGATCAATTAGAGTTTCACAAACATCGTGATGAAGATCGTTGA